Below is a genomic region from Erigeron canadensis isolate Cc75 chromosome 7, C_canadensis_v1, whole genome shotgun sequence.
TGGCCTTTAAGAGGAGAATGTGATAACGTTTGTATTGAAGTtgctaaaataaataataaaacaacaatTTTTCAACAAATGTGAGATTTTAACAATTGTTTTCCATAAGGCATGTTCAGTACATAAACATTAGTAACATTTATGAAACAAACTTTAACTTACAGAGGGAGGAATGGGGGACACAAGggtttcattatatattattcaGCTATATGTATACTCCGGCCACGAAGGATTTGTTAATGTGAATTCCTCCATATTCATTATTTCAAAATTAGGGGAGTCGCGAGGACCCCCCTCCAAAATCGCAAACCAATCATCCCTGGCATTCCTAGTCATGCATACTTTCCTGTGCAGCCTTGACTGTTTGCCAAAAACACTATATGGAGAGCGTGAGAAAAATGCCACCTCCTCCCACGTCCCGTCATCACTGTTCAACTTCCACATACTTCCCTGTTTTAACGGTGGGTAATAAACTATACCCAAGTGAATGCATCCGTCGATAACCCACTAAATTGGCATGACGATAACATCTTGCACCACTTGGAAGAGGTGGAAATTGTATTACCCTGAACTCTTCTGTGTTCACATCAAAACAAATAATGCATTGATCATCGGTACTTGGTTTAATAATGGAAAAGTAAAGACTGTGGTCACAGAAGGTAGCCTGCGACCACAAACAAAAACTGTGCAAGTAATAGTCGATATAGTTTTCAATAAAGATTTCAATCTTTCTCCATGAATTCAATCGTTGGGAATATATATAAGCCCCAGAGGAAACCCAATATAGAAGTTTATAGTCATTGGAGGAGTCAGAATAGAAACCAATGACATCATGAATAGAATCATAGGGACGAGTAAAATTGGGGTTAGACGGCAACTTGTAATAGGCATCGGTCAATGGATTCCATAATGCTAGACTATTGATGACGGTTTTCGTGGAGGCTACACATACCAATCCATCCAAGCTTGCTAAAAGCAAATCGAATATAGGACAAGCTTCTTTCAGTATATTAAAACCAACGGTAACTGAACCGTGATTGAGGGATTTGCAGCATGAATCCTTATCTACAGCGGGCTTGTCAATTAAGAGAAGTTTATAGGTTTTTTTCGGGTTGTTAATGTGATGTTGGAGGAGCTGCATGTTTGCAAACATACGTGTCGACAGAAACGAATTCCATTGTTTGGAAACACACATGAAACGACATATGGATTTGGCTGGAAGCCTTGGTAAGATCTCGTATTtgagtatattattattatcaattgcAAGTGCTGCTGGAAGCTCTTGATCGGCCCTCGACTTTTTCTTCATCTGGGGATCAAATCTGGCTGTTGCTGCTGCGGTTATCTCCTAATAActttttttgggttatgtattTAGGGATTAACGATGGTTATATATAGATACGTCTTTGACTtctgacccattacccaacccggcTCAACCAACCCATTTTTCCGTACAATAAAGGGTCTGATTAATAGATGATTTCGTTTATTAGTTGGTCCGTGACCCATAACATGTTTTTAGATAATTACCCGTGTACTTGTTGACCCATTaaacaaaattatgtttttagaTATTGTGTTCTAAATTTCTAACTGAATTAATGTTGTTCTTGTGGTATCTTTTCAAGCATAATTTGGGCTTTCTTTAACAAAGAAATTTCAGTTTCAAATTCATTCATAGTTTCAGATTGCATTGATATTTCCATATATGCCTCAGCAATCTCTAGAGGCGAACACTTTTCTTTCTTGTCCGATATCCCATATGCTATCGTCTATAAGCACCGTTTAGCTTTTGGGAATGTTTCTTGATTACACAACGCTTTTGCCATGGATACTGTTAGAATAAATATGGCTCACTCCAACTCCACATCAACTTGCCATTTAGAAATAGATAAAATGCATGCATCTACGTAGTTGTGCAAGTAGGAGATATTTTTGTGGCTACAATTCGTTTCTGATTTTCACAAGTTGGAAGTTGTCAGCTTAGTTCAATGAATCCCATCCTTGAATTTGCCTATAATAGGAGAGCTTAAATGGAGAGTTCAAATACACCATCTTTCACCAACAATCTCCTCTCTTCTTATTTTCTTGTactttcatttcaattcaagTTTCTTATCATCTTTAGTTTTGGCACAAGAGTTACTTGTAACCTTTTAGCCATTTTACATTTCATGTACTTGTCTCCATCTATCTAATAAAATTATAGTTCAACCTTTTAGACGTATACTTGTTTGTCGTATCATCTCATTATATCTAGTTTCTTTATGTTACCACTTTCCGCGTTGTGactaaataatattattggGGCTCCTGATTTCCTAACAGATAGAAAAGTCaaagtttaaattttgtatactttttttcACATAAAATACAAAACCATATAACTTTTGCATTTTTTTACCTTATATAAtctctatcttttaacttttgccccttatatcattatatataacattttttaaactatttaatAATTTCATCATCGTTACATTTTACGTTCATGTAACAATTAAAGCAAGACACCAAATTACATTACCGTCGTCACATGTCATTTTGTTACATCCCAGCAGATACCAACTTCTTCTTAACAATAAGTTTCCAATACTCAAAAAACATAGCAAAAagatattatgaaaatataGCAGAGTATAGAAACCTTACCTTGAAAGGATTATTGTCTCATACTATGGAGAGATTGTAAGAACAGCAGAGCTGAACAAGTGCAGCTTGATTAGCTTGAGAAAGATATCTAGTTATAATCGGCGGGAATTCCCCACGAAATTGAGTTGAAAGATTAGCCAATAGAGCCATGAAGTAGTGTCTTGGATCCTGTATTTCCCTTAATGGATCTTCCTCCCTTCTACCAGCATTGTGAAGACGAACAAAAGTGGCTTGATAGCCGGTTGCCTCCCCAAAATCTGGAACTTCTGGTGCATCCACTACAACTCTGGCCTCATCCGGCTGTGAAAGGAGAGTAACAATCCCATCCAACAACCTGCCCCAGAGATCCTCAGCTGCAATGATTGTGATTCACATAGTAGTTTAGTTGATGCAACTGCAGTAGTAAGCTTAACCTCTATGGTGCCAGTTATGGTGCTAAGATTAGGTATCCAAAATTGACCCACAATTGCCTTGAAATTCGCCTGAACGGAAATCATCGAGAGTTTGTATACCACGCTTGACCAGAAAAAGAgacataaatataataagacACCTAACAAATCTTGGGGTTTCACTATTATAGAGGCGTTTAAACAAGGAAGTCCAGATGTGATTCATGTACTCTGCAACTCCAAGATTCTCAATAATCGGGTTCAGAATATAAAATGCTTGTTCTTCTGTTGTCGGTGAGGAAACAAGTTGGTTGCATATCCCAAGCAATTGGATTAATCTCCCTTCCCTTTTAATAATTTCATTAGATGCCCGTTGAAGGAATGACTGAAGTAGACGCACAAGAATTTGCAGACTTTTTCCACAACTCAAGTACTGTCCAAAGGACGTCAAATATCcgcatatatatagttttgggGAACTGGAGGTGTGTGAAGATCCACAAGCTACAAGATCAGTCGAGACTGAAGCACCGCCTGCAGTCTTTTTTATGGCAAGAGATACAACCAAGTAAATAGCACAGTCTTTATACTTGCAGTTAGCCGCAGGGTTTTGAGCAAAAAAAGCCAAACAACTGATCCCTTCGATATCTCTCCTAATAAACTCAGTAATCTTGTGTTTGTAATTTCTCGCAATTCCCTTAAGAAGTTCACACGCAATCCTCCTTAACTTCTCGTATCAAGATCACTCCCTTCGATATCTCTCCTAATAAACTCAACATAGTTGTCCCTCTTCATCTTCATCCCTTAACATCACATTAGGAATCACAATCCTTTGAGTAATCTCCTGCAACCTATCATCCCCGGAAAACAAATGATGATGATCGAACACTTGTACTAACAATAGTCAAAAACTTAATGGCAGTCAGGGTAAACCGTTCACGCCTTGGATCCGTCGAAGCAACCACAAGAAGATTCCTAACAACTTCCACAAACCCAtctaaattaaataattccgAATCAACTCCTCCTCATGCATGCTCCGGCCATATAATGACTAATAATCTCACAAACAGCCAAACGTAACCCATCAACTAATGCAACATTCATCCACTTATCCGCATCATTCTCAAAAACTTCAGGCAAATCCCAACGAATAAAATATCCGACAACAAAGCCTCTGCGCTTCAATCAGTTGAAAAAAGATAACAACGCAGCATTCGATAATCCCTCCACGGTACTCAACAAATAAGGTTCAGCAAATATATCCAAACAGTCTTTCAAATCTCCCAAAACAGGACCACTCGATCTTATACGAATACCTAAACAACGAATTTAACGTTGCGAGAATACGGCTAACAGAAGCAAAATCATTATCATTCATACCAGTCTTAAGACTAGTCCCTAGTTGAGGAAGCAAATCCTTCGGGAAATCATGATTTCCGATAACCGCCAAAGCTTCGCTAACTTGCGCCTGGATTTTCGGACTTCTAGCTGACAGCATTAACCGAACGATCAACTGTTTAATTCCTTGTTTTTCGGTATCTGATGACGTGTGCCATCGTGTTTTGAGGTGGTTTTTGACGTTAACAGCAGCACATTGACGGATATGTTCGTCGACGGAAATGGCGTAGTTAGGGCTGTCTGCGGCGTCTGAGAGGTTTTTCTCGGCGAGGCGGCGATTTGAGGTGAAAGTGTGTCGAGGAATGATTGACAGAGAAACTGTCGGGTTTGAGGATTCCACTCCATTATGGTGTTTTATGATATAAgaattagatatagatatatgtgtagattgtatgtatatatagatgaagTGGAAAAAACGTACGTAGCGAAAAAAAAGGGATGTGTTTGAATGAAGAATGTAACAATGATCGATcagtgtatatatagattttttagACCATCTCCATCGGTAACATAAGGGCTGTGATAATCGTACCACAACATTTGATACATCTATCACACTGTACATATATTATAGCAAATTGTACGAGTAAGTAATGCATAAAAATGAtagattaattaaattttgtgaTACAGTTCCCATAACATAATACTCGGTTGGTCGGATgtaaagttgtagacaaataaGTATTAAATAAATCCGATGCCAACCGACTTAGTCGGTCAGCCAACGTATAATTGGTCAAAACTCTTGCAAACATTCCATGGTCTTTATTTGTTTCTTTCCTTTATATTCCAACTTACCATAAAACCCTTTAAACTTTACttaacttgaaagaaaagaaaaaaaaatatgtatgtttCCATATTTAAagcttgttttttaattttatgataaatatatacaactatTTAGTACACTTTAATGAAATTCTCTTCTTTTAGCAAAACTTGATTTATATACCTATTATTACGAGTATCTTATAACTTGATTTGTGTACCTATTTTTCTAAAGACTATCCCGTTGCTACTTTaagtttaaatatttatgaTGAAACTTAAAACTTCATGAAATATTTGATAATTTATGATTTTAACTTTATCTGTCATCATAGATAAATTTTgtaacataaaaatatgttaattaattataaacataaaacatgttaaatataacatattatttttttttcaagcaTTCGgtcggtatgcgacatcaggAAAACCTCACCGATAATgttgaagccttgcacgtacccaaGACAATGGGATGTTGACCATGggtcgttacaagtattcggaggaaaaaatctcaagacttgtcatcccttgtcatccctaaggatcgaactcaagaccttgggtaaaacgtGGGATGCTTCTGACCAATTggacttgtcatccctaaaagattattaaaaaataGGTCGGTTGCtaatgaaaatgtaaaagttaaGTTTAGTGGGTTGGATAGGCATAAGAGagataaattagttttttagtgAATAGCGTTGGTGGTTTGGGTTATGAATGGTAAtggttttatgatttttaaaccCATCCTTTATGCACCactcttgagttttattttgaaggataaaaaaagagaaggaaagaaaacttttacttttgcatttttgagtttttttttttaaggaatagAAAGGGAAGGGAAGGAAAATGAAAGTCTTTTTATCCTAAAGTTATGATCCATTAGAAATTATTAATATACCTTACTACCaaagttataataaaaatattaagagggacataattgtaaaacttttatatttcttttatttttccttcAACTCAAGAATGtgtattttgatatataatttttttgggGATAGCTTATGTACAACAAGCTGTACATATTCTGTACTGCATAAGGCATTTCAGGTGGGTATTTTAAATGTTTATAAAACTAAAGGTTAAATTTGTAACAATTCTCTTAAAGAAATTTTGTTGCTGTACATACATGGGTACAACCATGTTGTACACAATATTTTcccaattttttttccttcctttCTTTATCCAATCTTCTTATTCTCTTTCATTTAAATAAAACTTGAGAATGCAATATTAGtccttttatttcttatatAGACTTGACTtatgacccattacccaaccaaCCCATTATTCCGTATCATAAAGGTTTTAAACTCTGAATAGATGATTTCTTTTCCAAGGCCCAACTAACATGTTTTCTTAGATAACTACCCGTGAACACGTTAGCCAAAATCAGTTCTGACCCATTAAccaaaaatatgtttaaaaaggTCTCATGGGCCATATTGTGTTCTAAGTTTTTAACAGACCACCCAGGCACCCACTATCCTCAGTTCACCTTATGAAAAAAACACTTACAACCAGTCAAGCGCCTTCTGTCTATAACCAAGCGCCTCACAACCATcttgtttctttgtttttcaACCTATTGTATGTTTGGCTGCAAACTTATGAACTTCCAGACTCTAAAGAACAGTATAGTACTCATGATCACTCGCACAGCTTGGTATTGCCTATTTTTATCCATATATAGCTAATGAGTGACATAAATACtgattataaaaacaataacgTCCTTGCAGATAACAAAAATTCCATAGATTGCAGCAGCATATGCACTAACAAAAATTCAATACATCAAGTTTTATACGTTTTTAATTTCATAGATTGCAGCAACATATgcactaacaaaataaaattttggctTTCTTATAATAATGTtgttaaatatgatatatgGTGAACTACAAACATCTATTATTTCTGAAGGATTGAGGCTTCTTCCACCTAGTAAAGGCCCTGGGACCGTGAATAAAGGGTCGAGGACCACAAAAGTGAACACGAGGGTTGAGGGTCTTATATGACGTGATATATTTGGGAGAgaaattgatataaaaagtggGAAAACTATATATCGATACACTAaaattattgtatgtaaatatgtatCCAAACACTCAAATCGAAACATTCAATTAGTAAaagttttcaaataaaagcATGTAGTTTTCTGCAATTGCTCATGAAAGATGAACTAATGACATGAAAGATGAACTAATGACATACTTGAACATTTAGACATGTTACTAGGCTAGGAATGAATCTGCATACACATATCGTCAATGAGGTGTGACGTTGTGTTTTTTGTCCTTCCATCGTTCAGAAGTGACAAACCCTTTGTCTTAATGGGGCTTGCATAATTAGCATTGATCTCACCTTTGTCTTAATGGTGTGACCAATCTCAACTGTTCGTATCAACGAGACATATCTTTATCATCAAAAGTCCAAACCACATTCTTTGGATTACATTAATATGGTCCATTTggactatatatattaatcagTTTAACAGCTATTCAGTTGGTTGGAAATACTCCAATCTGGTGCAATATAATTACATACAGTGATACAAATAACTTAATTTGCACAACCAACTGAAGAAAGCATTAGGAATTCAACAGAAACGATCCATTTTATGTAATCAACCATCGGAAATAGCATTCCACTAAAGATAGCAAACACATACAGAATCATCAAGTTAATTAGATAGTTAAGAAGTTGTTGAAAGTAATTTACAAGAAAacgaaaaattaaaagataattgtTGGGATTAGAAGGGGTCAACCTTAGTCGAGAGTCCACCTAGCCTGACGGTTAGTCACAACCGTCATGGAGGGTGACGTCTTGACTAGTATTGTTCTTAGTCAAGAGACCAAGCCTTGTATGGCTTGTTTGAGCCAGATCCTGGTTGTGTATCGCCTTGGATTCAAGGGTGGGCGCACCAGATACGGTACTTCATCCGAAACTCCAGCAACTAGTTGTTACGCAAACTCTCGAGTAGGGCAGCCCCTAGCTCCGCACCCTCCAATAATCTTAATGCCCCCGCTTGGGTCACAAGCTCACGCAACTGAGCCCGGCGATTATAAAGAGCCAATACATggtttaaatatatgaaaattgttaTTACTCTGACCGATGTGGGATAGCGTGACACTTCTAATCATATCACATCGAAGTTTTCTTATTGGAGGACTCACACATATCTGTTTATATATCTTCTCTCTTTTCTCAAAAAGTTTCTCCtctgtttttattaatatttgactgatgattgatatttttattttataatgaatTGATagttttttagatatattaagTTTTGTAGTGAATTCATACTGTTAAAGTCAAATAAGAATTATCTAGTTtccattattataaaaaaaaaaaaaaaagttaaattggAACCGTCTGATCTCATGTAtcgaattggtacccacataacccctAACAAGGATAATATCAAGGTTAAtcaaccatttaaatttaattttgttcAACAAGATTCGAACCCATATTGCTTTTAAAAAGTGGCAGTTGGTGGTGAACTCTTTTACATAGAGTTAGGTTTAGTTTCCATTGTTATAGTAATAGtagtaaaaagaataaactcAAAACTAGATGATTTAAGATCATGTTCTCTCATTCAAGGCCTCAAAGGGGAAGTTGTGAATATTTAATAGAAACTTTAATGAAACaactatatatagttataattttttggatattaatatatatatatatattatgtattaaaaaCAAATGTACGAAatgcgtgtaaagaatagtaacgggTCACTTTGATTTATTTGGGCCcgttttcattttattaacgaaccaacttcattttcttttgggcctattttattttcttaatttcgGGCTTGACATATTATGTTTTGATCATATAAATTGCTTTCAATTTGTTTACAatgatcacttattttaatttcatattattattttttaagtttgttacgATTATCTCATCTTATTACACGTGAACTattgcataatatatatatatatatatacacatagcaGTAGTGTGTACGTTTTGAATATATACCTATAACCATCTCTGAAAATTagtttgcaatacttattagttttcagttttatttcggttgatgttttaccattatggattattttcgtgtcactttctattttcaatgattttggAAATTATCTTTAGTTATGTGTGTAatattgttttgtgtttttattttaaatattctactttcGTACGTATTatcttttagtatttatataatttatcaatatgtTATAAAACTAGGGCAAATTagttttaaagatatattacttatcattttttttaattaaaagtattaatCAAAAAAACCTTCTGATATAATCTAAAAGGGTGTAAATTTCATCTGGGTACTAAAAATACCACCAGTGGTTTGGCACCTACGTGTAGTGGTTTTGGCCATATAAGATGGCCCACCTTAGATGTAACCagtttttactttcttttttccagatatatatatatatatatagatccaatacatacacatatatatacaagtaattTTGCCTCTCTTCAaattacatatagatatatacatatcagTAAAGATTGTTGATTTTGTTAAGGGCATGAAACCCACTTGTTCGCATCTCTCCCGATTACTCTGAACCACCCCGTGCACCTTCCACCGTCGTCGCCGTACCTCCGACTGCCATCACCACTCCCGAAGAATCGCCCATAAATGGCGGCTTGTTTCCCGATAAGAGCAAACCCTTGATTCTTATTAATTTCTTCTACACCTTTTTGTTGTTGAAAGAATGTTTCTTTACACTCACTTTTAATTATGAATCGAAATATAACATTTAGCTGTGATTTGCGGGTATATAATTATGACCTACAGTTTGGATCTCCACTGATGGTGTGTTTTGCGGCGATGACATGTCGGAAACGCGTGGTGGTGGTTGTAAGTGATGGtgatttgagattttttttatgggtttttgaTCGAAGTGAGTCAACCTGAATGAAGCTTGAAGTGGGCTTGATTGAAGAACAACTTGAGATCGAGGTATATATGACCAGAAATTGGTTCTCCGGTGGGTGAATCAGTGATATTAATAGatgatatttattaataatcattattagtacttgttaattgttatatatGGCTTCAGTATTTGTTGTGTTGTTTGGCTTCAGTAAATCACAAGTGAAATTTTACTCCATATTTACTTTGTTAATTTACTTTTTGGTTCTTGAATTGGATGAATTCAATTTACTTAGGAGCAAATTGAATTGGATGAATGAATTTTGAAAATTGGTGTTAGTAGCAGATTtccacacacacaaatatatattatatatatatattcaagtcAACAAAATTCGAGTCAACACATTCACGTGGCAAAAAAACCTACAAAACCATTGCCACATAGACAAAATGAAACCGGATGGTGGTTTTAGTACCCACTTTAGACGAAATTTACACCCTTTAGATTATATTAGAAGGTTTTTTTGTTAATACTTTTaatgtgaaaaaataaaaagtaatataccTTTAAAACTAATTTGTCCATAAAATTATATTGTCaaaattctttaatttataattgcttttatattaaaaattaatatcaactcaattttttaactatataatGTTTCTGAAAGCATGTTATAGATTTTACATAGTAcggaacacaataaatataatgtctctcGGGACAACGTCCGGATGACGTACCTCGTTGAATCCTTAATAATGATTTTTATGTGATCCTAAATTCTTACATTGGTCAACGAATTAGAACGTTGATATATCCGAGAACAAAGACGTAGCCTTTCAAAACAAcacaatctaccaatatatatatatatatatatatataacaaggtgataaattcatttctaaacaaacaagaaccttTAGATggatttcatctttgatttagagtcATTAAATcgaatttaattattttatctttcttaaatgacaatattagtacttatacttttatgattatacaaaaaatatccctttaaatttaatttacactttttgattttccatcacaaatttacattttttacccaataattttaatcaagaaatcaaaaataatagttcccctttaaatttaatttacactttttggttttccatcacaaatttacactttttactcaataattttaatcaagaaatcaaaaatggtagctaatatttatatatctaatagaataattgttaatattatttttttaatatattattatattatatataattaatgacattttaaatttttataatatcatacaTTAGTCGTCGATTAGATTCTTCTTTACAGTGACCAGACACTTTTGTAACAAACCTTAgtcattgtttctcatatatatttatgtgttatttaACCACACTTTTGAAAAAGGGATACATCATCTATcagaggtctcgctaagtaaaattttcaattttttttggataaCTTCTATTtatccggatatgtctgcattgtcactgcacttgtgttttaacgttttgctcgaatagtttagttatacactaaaatttctAAGCAATTTAATTGTCAATCTATAtattctaataaaataatagtcatcatattttaattgaaatatttgagatatgtttcatttaaaatatatagatcaactttctatagataaaaatagtaagctacTCCCTCCGTTTTTTAAAGTCTTTGTCtcgcaactttgaccttaaatatttttatttataatgtataatattttatgaaagttatatgagttGATAGAGGTTTCGATATGTTTTCATTGAGTATaacttatcaaatattatataatgcaataaaaaaaatatttgtactCAAAGATACAAAAGAAAGACTTTGACAAAATAGAAGTAGACACTTTTAATGGGATGGGGgagtatattttaaaccatgaaaaggtaaaattgaatattattAATGTTGTAACACCCTGTAtctacaatattatattatacatatatatatataatgtctggtttagtcaaattatcaacgGTAGTGTTTAGAAGAccgagtttagcttaggtgagtaACAACTTTGAGAACatcaacttttaacattgatctgcaattttggagcatgtggtgacaGAGAAGTTGCActctattaaacaaaataaaataaattatcgaaattaatgatatataatttagcttgtaGATATGTGTGACTAAtatgattaatattataaaagaatttgaaaaaaaatataacgtttttatatacaactatatcatcaatgtactgtacattcacccaaacaaaaaaaaaacaattttccaacctgtttttttttcctattctattaaaaatcaaaacaacttaaaaatttTGCTCTACCAGTAGAAAGGTTTATCTCAAGACTAttgtttccaaccaagtgatgtactATTAAAGAAGAGACTAATGACAACAAAGTCaacgtttgtatgtattctttatttattaatattttgtaggaacaaaattacaaatatacccttaaaaaagttaACATTGTACAAAAATTGGAGtcggactccatccatggttatatttcataaattttgcaaagttattatacaataaaatctaaactcaatactaatgtgtTATCTATAATGCATTctaactcggcaattcaaaataattaggatatattatttttctttatttcaattgataaagatcacaatttcattttttttgtgtggaaggggtaagggaggagggggAGGGGGGGTcaaactcggaaaatgaaatgtaatggatctactgGAAGACAATTGTCAGGTTAAAAAGTGGGTAGTTTAAGTTTTGGTGGTCTAGGTACTCTTAacttagcattgatatgtacaaactGATAtttgacatgtggttcaaaatctgacttacgttaggtttaaaatcatcaatgtgattcatggttctgagaGTCTGCGTTCttgtgtaaaacaaatggtaataatatatgggcaaatatatgttcctcaatCTCTGAGGCACAttcgattgctagcccccttaagttgttattaaaaaacagttgggagtgaaataagacaagatttacCAAATTGGAGTGAGATTCCATCCAaggttttatttcaaaaattttgcaaagttattatagaataaaatctcaactcaatactaatgcgttgtctatgatatattataactcggtaattcaaagtatttaggatatattatttttctctctttcgattgataaagatcacaacttcatttttttggtggaaggggtaagggagaAGGGGGGTTGAACTCGAAAAAGGTAATGGATCTACTAGAAGGcaattgtcaggtaaaaaaatgagtg
It encodes:
- the LOC122609428 gene encoding F-box/kelch-repeat protein At3g23880-like; its protein translation is MKKKSRADQELPAALAIDNNNILKYEILPRLPAKSICRFMCVSKQWNSFLSTRMFANMQLLQHHINNPKKTYKLLLIDKPAVDKDSCCKSLNHGSVTVGFNILKEACPIFDLLLASLDGLVCVASTKTVINSLALWNPLTDAYYKLPSNPNFTRPYDSIHDVIGFYSDSSNDYKLLYWATFCDHSLYFSIIKPSTDDQCIICFDVNTEEFRGSMWKLNSDDGTWEEVAFFSRSPYSVFGKQSRLHRKVCMTRNARDDWFAILEGGPRDSPNFEIMNMEEFTLTNPSWPEYTYS